The genomic DNA ACAAGTGGCTCATTAATATGGTGTCCTGCCTTTTATTTGGAGGAGATTAGGTGATCCTCAGCTGACTCATACGGCCCCTTTATTGACTATATCAGGAAGCAAATCGACATGCCTGTAACTAAGTAGTGGCTTAATATAGAGTTTATTAGAACTACCTTTTAAATTGTGCTCATTTTGGCTGTGGACACTAGAGATAcggcatatttaaaaaataataataataatttattgtgGGGTGTATCGTGGTGGGGGCCTGTGTGTAGTTGTCTGTCGTTcgtatttttgtacatacttgtTGTGAAGGTTTCCTGTGTAGCTGCTCTATGTTTCTGACAGTTTTAATTCTTGTCTCAGGAGAATCTTTCGGCACAGAAAGATCATTCAGCCAGCAATGAGAGTCTGTCTGAAGCTGCCAACACAAAGGTCAGTTTGGTTGTAAAAATGATGAATCGAggatttgagaaaataaatagataatgaaaataatctttagttgcaggcTTACTTATGGCTCGAATCTTATGTGGTAATGAAATGTGCTACCTGTATGTAATAGTGATGCAGGTGACACCCTCAATATTTATGATTTTTCCTTTATTCAACCagtaaaagtcttttttttagaGATTTTCACGAGACACCCGGCAAAGAGGGCagcattaataaattaaattaaaattaatagATACAAACACCACAAACAGGCTAAAACAACTGCCACACACTACAAAAGACTATAGACAATATCCAGTTAAGATTCGTTAACACGTATTAGTTTCCAAAACTTTCAAAAGACCAAgagttcatgttcatgttcactaTTATGTATTTCTGgtcttttcttctgtgtgttgttccaacaggaaagaaaagcacattAACGCATTAAAGCATTTCTACAAGGCAGaataagtaaaaataaacaaagtgcttTTTTAACAATAGCATTAACGTAGTTATGATTGTGCGCAGATCTTTTAAAACTAACCAGCTTATTTATAAGAATATTCAGTCTACCTTATTTTCCTGTTCTTGATTCCTAACCTCGGTTATGTAGGAagacatgcatatatacatgaATTAATACCTGTCTTTCTGATTGTGGTTGTATGTGTTgtcttttcatgtatttttataaTTAGTCTGTATGTCGTATGTCTGGAAGAGggaatgtaaatataaagttttaaaaaatgaacccCATCGTCTGTGTTTCAGGAGAAAGGAGGTGCGTTCGGTGCAATATTCAAGAAGTCGGCCAGACTTGCAGACGGTCCTCCCACAGAGGAAGTAAGAAatgtcttctctgttttcagtcatCCTTTTGATATTCGtaaacaataaatcagtgtTTGATGTGGCCAAAATGTCAGGCTAGTAGACTAAAAGGGTTTGAATCCCCGAACCAACACGAAAAACCTTTTTGAAGTGAATGCAAAGTTTCCCCCAGGAAACTGTTTAGCAGAGGTGGCAAGCCATCTTTTAAGCTAAGGCATTGCTGTGAAATAGCAGTAGGTGTGCTCTGTTACCTCACTGTTGgtgatgaaatgtaaaaggTCTGTAGTGTGTAACAGGTTCtgatttttatcttttctcAGGAAAAGCAGTCACAAGACGATGAGCTCTCAGGCAGCAGTGAAGCTCTGTTTGACAACAACACCAAGGTGAGTTTTTTTATGCATCATTTAGAAATGGTCCTGAATAACTTTACCGTAAGAGAAAGCACTCATTGTCTGAATGTGTATGTTTTAGGAAAAAGGAGGAATATTTAGTGGACTATTCAAGAAAACTCCCAAACCTGCAGAAGCTGCTCAACCTGAGGAGGtaaaagtgtcatttttctttgtcatttacaGCGACATCAAccttcatatttctgttttcaacaGGGTCTTTTATGATGATGTTTAAATTGTAAAGCCGCACTACCTGTTTGTTAGCAGCATATCTGAAACTTGTTGACGTGTTTCAATTAAAATTTGGAGGAAAATTTTGGGGAAAAAACTAATAAGTGATTAATTGTGCAGATTCagtatttaatttaaaagatttcttaacattgtgctttttttttttttatgttttcactattttcacaTGAACCACAGCGCTGACAATCTGGCACATGTATCCCATGATAATTACTATGTGTATACTAATGCAAAGCCATTCTCACATGTTCATTAGATATTTTTATCACTCATTTCTATTAATaaagtgacttttattttgtaaaatgtgtcactcaAATAATCAGCAACCTTTTCATCAGTGTGAAGATTAAAATAATTTATGCAGCTTTATTTTGTATTCCCAGGTAACATTTACTTGTTACCACAACTTTTAAAACCTCTGATCACTTTTGACAGGACGAGTCAGCTGACAACGAGCACTCAACCAGCAACGAGAATTTATCCGAGAACAAACAGGTCAGTGACTTAAAATCCAAGATGATCGAAGCATTTACAAATCCAAGCCATCAAACACTCGCAGCTCATCCCAAAGCCTTTGTCTTGACTGTGTCTTCAGGAGAAAGGAGGGTTGTTCAGCGGACTCCTGAAAAAGACTCCCAAAGCGCCTGGAGAAAGGACAGAGTCCCCGGTGAGGGAGTGTTTCGTGTGTTTCGTGGATGTCAAATGAGTTTCTAAGCCTGCACACAATCTCACCTGCTTCATGTAACATCACTCTATTTCAGGACACAGAGGCTCAGAAAGAGCTGTCGGCCAGCAACGACGACCTGTCGGAGAGTAATACCACTAAGGTGAGCAATATGATGCAACAAAAACTTGTggataaaatgtctttaaaaggaGCGTTCACTGACGGACAATTACTTTCCaggagaaaaatatttttagcaACATGTTCAAGAAGCCGCAGaaaccagcagagggcgctgcgGCAGACAAGGTACCGTCATTTCattaaattgattaaattaaatgtccTGTTCTGGAGTAGATGTTGATAATTACTGTTTTCTGGTTTGAATTCAGGAGCTGGAGGTGAAAAGCGAACATCAGTTATCTGGCAGCTGTGAGAATCTGTCTGACGCCACCGCCCAGaaggtaagaaaaaaataaaacctcattGTGGCTGCTGTTGTCACGACAACATCAACTGAAAATTATGATATCCTGTCATTGTTCCTATTGTGCACTGCATTTAGCTGCATTCAAATCTGCGTGTAATAAAACTAATCTTTGTTCGGAGGGATGTTAGTTACAAAGTGCTGCACACAAGACAACTAAATAAAAACcccaaataaacaaatgttgaaTTAAAGACATTAAACTAGACCAGATTAAAGAAAATATAGATAAGATATTATTGAAGataaaagtacacacacacacccctccaccACCTTTGTGCATTTCCTCGCGTGTTTCCATTATTATCAATTGACGtgtcataaataataaatacgtCATAAATACACTGTGGATGAAATTGGTCCAGATTAATTTAACACCTAGTTTAGAAAATTCAAAAGACTGTGTGAGCAAAGTCTGATTCACTGTGAATATAAGAGCAGATGTAGCTTTTGACTCTTGATTCTCtttagtttttctgttgtttctgaatGTATTCATTCGAGAGAAATAACTAAAGTCTGTGTTttaggagaagaaaggaggccTGGCTGGCATCTTCAAAAGATCAGGCAGCATTGACAACCTGTTTGACGAGGTCAGTGTCGCCCGGTGAACACTCACAGCTGCACCACCGAGGAGACGTTATTGTTACACTTGACAATGATGTTACTTTGACAAAAACAAGGTTTCAGAGTCATAAGTTACCAACAGAATCTACAGCGTGTTTCAAGACACTACAACTTTTTTATGGTGTGCTTAAATGAACCCGGTGCCTTCCTGAAAGGTAGAAAATAAATCGACTGCATGTTTTGAAACATTGTCGGCAATCATGTAAACAGGTACCTGGTTAAACCAAAAAGACCTTCTTTTGAAGATtatctccaaaatgtcccaAGTTAAACCGTGTTAATGACTTTTTATCTTTATTCTAAACCTTTTCACTCATCAGGAGAAAGGCGGGCTGTTCAGTGGACTTCTTAAGAAAACACCCAAAGCGTCTGGAGATGAGGCAGCTGCAGAGGTGAGTGCGTGTGAGGAGTTACACTGTTAGCATCACTgttactgtacatatttatatcctgtcccatttctctttttcaggaCAAAGACGACCAGAAGGAGCTGTCAGCAAGCAATGACAGTCTGTCTGAAAACAGCAACACCAAGGTACTGTGCTGAGAAATGTTAAAAGGAACGTCAGCTctataaaatattgataaatatttattttgatgctCTTAAACATGCAGCAGAGTTTCtcatgcacatttaaaaaactaatttcagAATACTTTAAGCTTGTTTAGTAAATACTGtactctgaaaatgtaaattactAGTACTGTTAATTGAATCTTACAGATACTCCTGCTGTAGTTTTCACTGCCACTTACGCAGATTACGCCTGTGTTTTTTTAGGAGAAAAGTATTTTCAGTGGCATGTTTAAGAAGACTCATAAACCAGAAGAGGGGACAACAACGGATGAGGTAAAACAAAGACCCTTTCACATAaagtttacagtattttacacCCTTTGACTGTATTCGGTCTTTCTTATGTTTTAATTTCTGTTCAGGAACTAAACGCGGATAAAAAGTTATCTGCCAGTTGTGAAAATCTGTTAGAAGTAACCACAACAAAGGTACAAATGTTGTCCGACGATCACAGTCTcagcctgtttttctctgttctgcCGCTGGTTGTTGATTATTAACGTGTGAATGTTTCTTATGTTTCAGGAGAAGACTGGAGGGCTGGCAGGGATCTTCAAGAAGTCTCCCAAACCAGCTCCGCGCTCGATCGCCACCAAGGTGaccaaatgaatacattttcatttgtgtggTGATGTGTATTGTTACCGGTTGTTCATATTGTGGTAAAATTGTTCAAAAATAACCTTCAACAAGTTAAAACAAACCTGAtacaaaatgttcctttttgttttccaggatCCTCTCAGTGACGCGAAGGAGCTGTCCGCCAGCTGCGACAGCCTCATAGAAACTGCAGAGGTGAGAGCTGATCGAAGTCTGTGGATGCTAATAATAACACTAATGCTGAAAGCAACAGCGCCAGTGTACTTTCATTTTTTGACTACTTTTTAGAGGATGACCACACTCAGAACAACAAAGCTAAGGTTTAAGGAACATCTCTGCGCACTCCAATGatatttctaaatatttaagccatttctttcttctttcaggacaaatgtttgacaaaagTGAATCTCAGAGAATTGAAACTACGAGTACAGAGCCTtcagcaaacatttaaaatagattTCCAGTGCCATTATTTAGGgttttatatttacttttaaacATCTGAGTGGGTTTTTGAACCCTGCGTTGAACTCTGTCGCCTGCTTATGAAAAGGTTCCCGAACAGTAAGTAgtgaattcatgttttgtttgttttttattttgaagggtgATCTTGGTGAATTATCCACCAGCAATGATAATCTTTGTGAAGCTACAAGCACCACAAAGGTGAGTCTTGGAGAGCATATTATTATGTGTGATTGTATCAGCTTATTTTCAGCTTCTTGTGACTtcaattcatgttttatttttttaacaggaTAAAAAAGGAGGGTTTACTGGAATCTTCAGGAGGACGCCCAAAACAGTTGAACATCAGGTACGATATGATCAGCACTGAGAGGCATGAAGTTTGTTTGTCAACACTTGAATTTGAATCATACAATCAATAGTAGTTGGAACAATGGATCTAGTAATACTAACATCAGTCATAGTGGTAGGGATCTGGAGAGAATCAAGGCTAATCAGGAATATGGTTTTTGATGTAGATTCATTTCCAATCTGTACATTTGAGATTGTCAAAGAAGCAACTGAAAATGCTCTAAATATATAACGAACATATTTAGTGATTTGATTTGCATGTTATGATATTTGGCAGTTTTTAGTCATCATGGAtcatgtgtctgtgctgctgctatCGCTGCTATCTCGGTGTTCATTTGCAGGAAAGCGAGGACATGGAGGCACCGGAAGGAGGCGGGCTGAGACGCAGGAGAACCATCAAGAAGAAAAGACGAGTGAGTTGTGTTTCGATTTAAAGAAACATCCAGAGACAGAAAGTAGCAAAGAACTAAAGTGTATTTCAACAGCTATACCACGAGGTGGTTTAGGTTACTGTACTCTGTATCCACACACAAGATTATTTTTCTCTTGCTTCTCCAGTTTGAGCTCTTGGCTctgaagttttcttttcttgtttggttttaatgttcTCAGGTCGTGTCTTTCCGAGTGAAGAAAACGCTTCCCAAAATGCCCAAACTTAATCTGACGTCACAGGTATGTACAGATCTTATTTATGAATGATTGAAAGGCTTGTAAAAAGAATAAGGTTTACTTACAAGTACCATATTGGGGCTGTTTTTTATTAGTTTGCAAAGGTCTTAAGGATCAGTCCAAGAGATTATTAGAAGTTGTCCCAGATAATTTGTTGACACAGATACGCATGTTCTATTTCTAAATATGCTTTGTCCtctttttaattcatatttccTTTACAATCGTACTGGTTTTATGAATTTGTGTTAAAGTTCTCAGTTGAACTTATTACTGAGTTGAAGACATGAATCGTTCTTTATTTCAGAGTTCAGAGAAGATGCCTCTCATTGAGGAGACTgttgagctgcaggagctgaacCCAGCGCAGGTCAGCATGATGGTATTATAAAGTAGATATACAGAGAGAATGCTAGTGACAGCAGGTACAGATACTAACCCTTTAAACTTGAATTTTGTGTCACAAAGTTGTGTTGTGTGCTTGTTTTCCAGGAGAGCACAGTAGAGGTCCAGCCGGTGGAGATGGCAGCTTACCCCACTGAAGAAAACCCTCTCGAGtctgtgcaggtgtgtttcGAAGGcgctttcacacctgtagttctGGACCAAAAGATAAATTAATACAGTGTAGTTCTGGTTCGGTTCGtgttcacactgactttatacaaacaaaccaaacgGAGTAAATGTGAAGTTATAAACTGGCATCATGCTAAAATCAGTACATCACATATCTACTATCAATATTTATCCTGTGGTTggtctgctttgctttcacaccacaaacaaaccgcACTTGGAGGCACAACAACCGCACGAGACAGCTTGAAAAGGAGGGTCTCTGTCCGGTTGTTTGGCCTGCACCAGGGTTCGATCGACAGCTCTCACAGCAGCCCAAATAAGCTGCACTAATCAGGCAAATGCACCGTGTTTCATTTTAACTGAACCAAAGCAACCtcagggtttgtgtgttttactacaTACAGTGTATGCAACCGATACTGtaggttttcttttcattgacGAAGTTCTCTGTTTTCAGGAAGCTGATGAGTTGATGGAGTGGTGGAACACCGTCAAAGGTTAGTGTGattgttttcaccttttaatctgtatttgtttgttgtgctgCTCCACCAGGAGAATGACAAGTGATGCCAGAGAAAGTGTGGAAATCAAGGcccacgttcacacacacacacacagacacacaaaaacaatgactgttccttttactgtaaaactgaaaagatgaagataaagatgaaataaatcagCTCTAAAAACTAGAAACTAATTGTATTATTTCTGCTGCCGGTTTCCAGGTTGGACAGACTGGAACGCGACGTCCAATTTccaggaaggggaggaggaaatGTAAGCgtagtttcttttctttaatagcttttcattcaaatttacCCAGAAGATGATTCTGGCATTCTGAGGACATTTTCTAGGGCAGAGTTATATGTAGGAAATAGATATTTCTACATGCATCTAACTTTAAAATTAACAAATACACCATCTGATGAGCTTCAAGCCTTTACAGTCATCATATGTGTCTCCAGGGCGATGGAGCAGGCAGCCGATCGTGTCTACATGGCCGCCCGTCTGTTTGTTCATCTTTTCAACCAGCGGGGGGCGTCCTTACAGCATCGCATCCTGGAGCTTTTGGCTCTGGCCGATGCTGCAGATCAATTCCACAAAAAAACGGTGAAAGCTGCTGTGGGTGGAGGGGTGGCCAGTGTCGCAGGCAGCGTGGCAACAATCACGGGGCTCATTCTGGCGCCTTTCACTTTTGGTGCCTCTATTATTGTCACGGCGGTGGGAATCGGTGTGGCGACAGCAGGCAGCATCACGTCAGCGACAGCCAATATCACAGATACAGTCCACTCCAACATGGACCGCAAGAAGCTGGAGAAGATGATCCAGAGCTAccaggaggagatgaaagacaTCAGAGAGTGTTTGGAGTTCGTACAGGTGAGGAAATGTTCGTAGCTGAATCTCACACAGACTGACTACTGCAGGTGACATTATACAGGTCCAGTGGAGACATAGTAATACAAAAATACTGGAACTAGACCACACTTAGAGACTAGAAAAAATGTGGTTGCTTTGTAGGTTAATGTGTCAATTATTGATCAGTGAGATTAAaattcagtctataaaatgccagaaaatggATAATAATGCTCATCACAAGTTCACAGAGCCCAATGTGTcgtcttcaaattgtttgttttgtccaaccatcagtccaaaacacaaagatatttaatttaaaacaatgtaaaaacagaaaagcagcaaatactcacctttttaaaagctgaaaccagcaaatatttggggTTATAAaagtttgtattattattttctgtgtatcAACAAATCAACTGATCAACTAAAAGTACCTGTCCACAAATGTTACCAGTTGAAGGTGTATttagtaaaataataataacaataatttatatctaatttatttatttgaggcaaatatacatttttatatctgCCTCAAGTTAGCTTAATCGTTAAACCAACAggcgtttttgttttgttagccAGCTAACTAGACAGGAAGATAGTTTAGTTAGCtagtgcatttatttttattagacATGGACATCACAATAGTAATGGGATTAAAGAGCGTTGGgtgtgagggtgtgtttgtgcagcaatAATCAACAGATAATTAACCAAAGTAACTGCTgctaatattaaaatgatagTAGCAACCGCTATAGCTAGGTTTTACTACATGTAGGCTAAGTAAGGAAGGAAATGTTTATCTTAGTGTCCCTGCAAGTGTATTTATTGAAAAAGATATCTCCTTTCTGAGGCAGTTCTTACCctcctttttttgtctcctgtAGGACGGTATGGACACCCTGCAGGAGTGGGACTTTGAGAAATACTCAGAGAGTGCTGCCAAAAAGGCTCTGAACCATAACCTCAAGCATGTGATGAAGGAGGGCGGCCGTGCTGGAAAAGCCCTGATGATCAACACAGATAAGCTCATCAGCACTGTGCAGGTTTTAGGTGCTGCAGGCGGAGCCGCCAAAGCTGCCCAGGCCATCAGCGTCACCACGGGGGTCATGTCGGCCCTCTTCCTCGCTCTGGATGTCTTCTTCCTCGCCAAAGACTCCCACGAGCTCCGCAAGGGCGCCAAAACTAAGTTTGCCACCAAGATCAGGGACGTATGTAAAGAACTTCAAGACGGCCTCCTGGATCTGAACAAGGTGAAGACGCAGCTGCAGAAGACCATGGACGGCATTGAGGTGGAGGAGTACGAGGAgattgaggaggtggaggtggaagtTGAGGACGATTTTGAGTCGGATCCAAAGAAGCTGGCTGAGCTGGAGCAGGAGTTGGACCTCATCGAGGAGAAACTGGAcaagaaggtggaggaggagcagaagaagattaaagagatggagatggaaaaattgaaaaaggaggagaagagcgtgaaggaaaaaggagagccagaggaaaacaagaacaaagagaaggaggaggaggaaacaggagaaaaggatgctgagaaagagggaaagaaggagagTAAGAAGGGAAAAGGTGAGGGAGAATCAAAATTAGAGAAGATTTCtgatgaggaaaaacagcagaaacatgagACTGTCAAAGAGGAAGTTTTAAAAGAACAATCtcagaaaggaaggaagaaggacAAAGAAACTGAGAACCGAATCACAGCTGGAAAAGAAATATATGAGAGCAAGCGagacaagaaaagagaagacaaCGGTACAAAAAGAGAGACGGacgagaaggaaaaagagaagaaaaagagtggAAAGGAACACGAGGAAATTAAGAGCAGATCAGGGGATTCAAAACAAGAGGACCGCGGTGGAAAATATTCTGAGAGGgtcaagacagagagagaaagtgaaaggaggaagagcagcagggaggaagaaagagtgaCGAATAACGAGAAAGAGGCGGAAAGTGAGAGTATGAGGaggcacagcagcaggagcGACAAAGATAGACACCACAGGAGTGAAAGAGGGAGCAAACACGAAGTGAAAGAAAGCGAGAGAGGCAGCAAACAAAGTGAGCGGAcggagagctggaggaggacagaggaggagagaggagtgagggaCTGGAGAGCTGAGATGGCAAAAGG from Enoplosus armatus isolate fEnoArm2 chromosome 14, fEnoArm2.hap1, whole genome shotgun sequence includes the following:
- the LOC139296349 gene encoding titin homolog — protein: MEACMIKPEAKRKPKPPKPPPKPAERKRNDPERLEKPTLVVPQRPSDAELSHTQYRLKRTTTTNNEANGDLIQRETKEKPSETPVVPARPTEKEMNATSKYRQRRRVQAEDTQSSEVPKDEPDFKQSNQTVLTGMFRQSQKEKTPSFTSYVMHGCDKEEKTDDVPAKQAPSNKPGGLKGVMKGLQFKSSPKASREPSPDPSTEEAGSEKEQSAEKNKQEKNAEPKQDIGGLIAGMFRKTPKERSSSPALTVSKADSDPEDEDEDEEKSSEPSHEKGGFFSGILKKSNKTTDETPAQDSLSAHSELSASSDSLSENKEKGGIFSGMFKFPKPTESAQTDEGQQSLVNDLSGSNDHLSENSKEKGGFFSGILRKSPKIPGEGTPGQDKQSLQTDPAESNETPSESSATKQEKGGVFSGMFKKSPKLSAAPRLEEGAESLYSELSASTDNLLENKEKGGLFGGLLRKTPKTTGEENLSAQKDHSASNESLSEAANTKEKGGAFGAIFKKSARLADGPPTEEEKQSQDDELSGSSEALFDNNTKEKGGIFSGLFKKTPKPAEAAQPEEDESADNEHSTSNENLSENKQEKGGLFSGLLKKTPKAPGERTESPDTEAQKELSASNDDLSESNTTKEKNIFSNMFKKPQKPAEGAAADKELEVKSEHQLSGSCENLSDATAQKEKKGGLAGIFKRSGSIDNLFDEEKGGLFSGLLKKTPKASGDEAAAEDKDDQKELSASNDSLSENSNTKEKSIFSGMFKKTHKPEEGTTTDEELNADKKLSASCENLLEVTTTKEKTGGLAGIFKKSPKPAPRSIATKDPLSDAKELSASCDSLIETAEGDLGELSTSNDNLCEATSTTKDKKGGFTGIFRRTPKTVEHQESEDMEAPEGGGLRRRRTIKKKRRVVSFRVKKTLPKMPKLNLTSQSSEKMPLIEETVELQELNPAQESTVEVQPVEMAAYPTEENPLESVQEADELMEWWNTVKGWTDWNATSNFQEGEEEMAMEQAADRVYMAARLFVHLFNQRGASLQHRILELLALADAADQFHKKTVKAAVGGGVASVAGSVATITGLILAPFTFGASIIVTAVGIGVATAGSITSATANITDTVHSNMDRKKLEKMIQSYQEEMKDIRECLEFVQDGMDTLQEWDFEKYSESAAKKALNHNLKHVMKEGGRAGKALMINTDKLISTVQVLGAAGGAAKAAQAISVTTGVMSALFLALDVFFLAKDSHELRKGAKTKFATKIRDVCKELQDGLLDLNKVKTQLQKTMDGIEVEEYEEIEEVEVEVEDDFESDPKKLAELEQELDLIEEKLDKKVEEEQKKIKEMEMEKLKKEEKSVKEKGEPEENKNKEKEEEETGEKDAEKEGKKESKKGKGEGESKLEKISDEEKQQKHETVKEEVLKEQSQKGRKKDKETENRITAGKEIYESKRDKKREDNGTKRETDEKEKEKKKSGKEHEEIKSRSGDSKQEDRGGKYSERVKTERESERRKSSREEERVTNNEKEAESESMRRHSSRSDKDRHHRSERGSKHEVKESERGSKQSERTESWRRTEEERGVRDWRAEMAKGREDKRESKEGRESKREPERGTKREDHGKGDARKESHRSHETASRREHSEREWGSSREESGSKRSHHRRGETAQHDDRRVRGEEQRGSRVESARRQFERAGREEEEEEEEEEEQERWKRKEDRERRGSGRDRDHGRHSHRGSRGRSNALLEDGLNI